CGATCGCTTATCCCAATGACTGCCGTTGGTAATGCCTCGTAGGCTGAGTCCTCGGCTGGTTGAAAAAATTCCAAGTTTGCGGCGTCTTGACTTCCAAAAACATGACTGCCAACGGCCTGCAAACGTTTAGTAATATGACTGGAATGAATATCCGATCCAGATACAGGCAGCTTACGCTTGGCTAGAACGTAGGCCAGAGCTGACATTCCAATTCCACCAATGCCGATGAAATGAAATGGCCTCCCCGTAAAATCAACAGTATTCGGCATCTTAGCTCCTTACACACCACACCACACCAGGCTGCACGGATAACACGCGCTATCATATCAAGAATTGATTTTTCCTGATACAACCTTGCCAAGATTTACAGCACAATCCCAGAGCGCGATCGCAGAATATACTTTCGTTCGCTATAACTGCACTTTAGGTCATTCCTAAAAAGAGCGGCTTCTATCATGGGATGGTTTTTATCTTTACACGTCAAAATGCATTTCTGTCCGGAAACTTCTTGCAAAGACTAACACCAAGACAGTAGCAGATCATCCGCATTTTTACTGCTTAACCTGGAGAAGAGGAGACAATCCACAACGGATCTTGTATGCAAAACTTGGGAATTTTGGGTGGCACCTTTGATCCCATTCACTGGGGACACCTGTTGATGGCGGAAACTGCCTTCTCTCAGGCGGCTCTGAACCAAGTCATTTGGGTACCGAGTCGCCGTCCTCCCTACAAAGTGGCAGTGGAATTTGAGCATCGCGCTCAAATGGTGCAGCAAGCGATCGCAGACCATCCAAACTTTGTTTTTTCCCCTCTAGAGACAAATTGCACCCGTTCAGATTATGCCATTCATACCCTCTTAGACCTCCAGATTCTCTACCCTGATAGCCGCTGGCACTGGATTATTGGCACGGACGCCTTCAGAACCTTACCCCGTTGGCATCGACGGCAGGAACTTGTCCCTGCTTGTGAATGGTTGGTGGCACCACGTCCAGAAGAACTGCCGATCCCGATGGATGATAACCGAGGAAATTTGCTCTGCCAGCAGATTGTTCAACAGCTTGCCACCCAAGATTTGACGATTCGCTGGCAGTTGTTGAAAATGCCGAAAGTGAGCATTTCATCAAGTTTGATTCGCCAGTATTGTCGCCAAGAACAGTCGATTCGTTATTTAGTCCCAGAAGCTATCAGAGTGTATATTTCCACTCACAACCTCTACGGAGGAGAGATTTGAACTTAATTTGAAATTGAAATAATGATTCAAAATTATGAGTCGTTTCTAATTTTGCAGCCTTAGTTTAATGATTCTTGAATGCCTCATAACTTCCCGATTCAGGCAAAGCATGCCCCTTCTCAAACAACGCTGACAGGCAATTTGGTTGGGGTTTAATGGCTTCGTCAGAGCAAGCGATCGCTTCTTGATACTGTCCTAAGCTACTAAGCGCATAGCAGTGTTTTTAACTGAAGTCAACCAGTGTCCGGGTAGAGATTGAACAACCAGTTAGATTAGATACTCGTATAAGAGCGAGTACCTTAGAACTTACAATCTCTGTACTTCTTAGAGTGCCCAATGCGGCTACCGGCAAAAATTTGAAATTCTCCATTTTAGGCTTTTAAGCGCTATTCGGACTAAACAATAGCTAAAAGTTATTATTGGGACTAAAGAAGAATTAATAGATGAAATTAGCGATTTAAGAGCCTAAATAAGGGAAAATACTAATAAAATAATTGTTTAAGTAAAAATTGATCGCGCAAATGCCTCAAAACAGGTGAACTTCAGCTTCGACTGACGCTTCTTCCCATAGCCCCCGGCAGTAAAAGTTAAGCCAGGGTGGCAACGAGTACGTTTGCGATCGCGCTTGTCCTCTAGATTTTGTCCTTTTCCCAGTCAAGGACGATTCGTTTCGATCCCAACTAAATTCGATTGAGGAGAATCGCTGCAAACCACTAGGTAGAATTGTTCAGCCTTTGCGATATGATTGGGGTCATTAACAGGAAAATACTGTAGGTCACAAGATAGAGGGCAAGACGCTGTGATTAGAGTAGCGATCAACGGTTTTGGGCGCATCGGACGTAACTTTATGCGATGCTGGCTGGGTCGGGAAAATAGCCATATAGAAGTCGTCGCTATCAACGACACTTCTGACCCAAAAACCAACTCCCACTTGCTGAAATATGATTCAATGATGGGGAAGTTTAACGCTGATATCAGTTACGATGACAACTCCATCACTGTTAACGGCAAAACGATTAAATGCACATCGGATCGCAACCCAGAAAACTTGCCCTGGAAAGATTGGGAAATTGACCTGATTATCGAATCAACAGGCGTCTTTACCAGCAAGGAAGGGGCATCCAAGCATATAAAGGCTGGAGCTAAGAAAGTTCTGATTACCGCTCCCGGTAAAAATGATGACGGCACCTTTGTGGTAGGCGTCAACGAGAAAGAATATGACCACGACAAGCATGTTGTGATCAGCAATGCTAGCTGCACCACCAACTGCCTAGCACCTGTTGCCAAAGTGCTGCACGAACAGTTCGGCATTATCAAAGGCACGATGACCACCACCCACAGCTATACCGGCGACCAGCGTTTACTGGATGCTTCTCACCGGGATTTGCGGCGGGCACGGGCGGCAGCGCTCAACATTGTTCCTACCTCAACGGGTGCCGCTAAAGCAGTTGCTTTGGTGTTGCCAGAGCTGAAGGGCAAGCTGAATGGGATTGCTTTGCGGGTGCCAACTCCAAACGTTTCCGTAGTGGATTTGGTGATTCAAGTCGAGAAGCAGACCTTCACTGATGAAGTGAACCAAGCGCTGAAAGCTGCCGCTGAAGGCCCAATGAAAGGCATTCTGGAATACAACGAACTGGAGCTAGTCTCTAGCGATTATCGGGGTACCGATGCTTCTTCCATCGTGGATGCCAGCCTAACGATGGTTATGGGCGGAGACTTGGTTAAAGTTATCTCTTGGTACGACAACGAGTGGGGTTACTCTCAGCGGGTTGTAGACTTGGCTGAACTGGTGGGTGAGAAGTGGAAAGCTTAAAAATGCTGAAAGCTTTGGCTTAGGGTGAGTTGTTGGTCGGGATAGATGCCGGTAGAGTCTCCTAATAAGACAGTTGAGCCGGTAGTAATTTTTCCGACCACAGCGGCTTCTTTGCCCAGTCGTTTGATTAACGCCTGGGCTTTTTCCAGAGGTAAGCACAGCACCAGTTCAAAGTCTTCACCACCGTATAAAGCCCAGTTCAGAGCTTGCTCGGCAGGCACAAGCTGGGTAAGGGCATGAGGGCGGGGAATTGCACTGCGTTCGACATGGGCACCCACTCGACTACACCGGCAGATTTGCACAATGGCATCTGCTAGACCGTCGCTGCTGTCCATGCCAGCCACGGGAATTTTAGATTTTGGATTTTGGATTTTGGGCGGGGAATCTAAAATTTCCCACAAAAACGGCAACACATCTAGCCTAGGTTTGGGACGCTGGTGAGTTTCGATTAAAGATGCTTTGTCAGTTTCACTGAGATGTTGACCAAACTCTGGGTGAAGCAGTAATTCTAGACCAGCTCGTGAGGCTCCGTGAACGCCAGTGACGATAATAGCATCCCCAACCTGAGCATTTGAGCGCCGAAGGATCTGAGTTGGGGAAGCTTGACCAAAGGCGGTAATCGCGACGGTAATCACCGATGAGCGGCAAATATCGCCGCCGACGATCGCTGTATTGTATTGTTGCAAGCATTCGGTGAGTCCCTGATAGAGTCGCTCAACCCAGGTGACAGATGTATCACCCGTGACGCTCAAACCTACGGTAATGCCTAGAGGCAGTGCCCCCATTGCAGCTAGATCGGATAAATTGGCAGCAGCAGCACGCCAGCCAGCATCTTCTGGGGAAGTGGTGCGATCGCTAAAATGAGTTCCATCTACCAGTACATCGGTCGTCACTACCAATTCTTGACCGGGCTGAATGGTCATCACCGCCGCATCATCCCCCACAACTTCCGGCGGACAAAAGCGCTGCAATCGTTCTAATAAACCTTGTTCTCCAATATCTCGAATCTTCATGCATCTAAACTATTCAGTGTCTGATAGTTTAGCGGCTAGAAGAAACGCGATCGCTACAATCGACTCATCCAGCAATATATTTCTCGTAGCTACCAGCAATTGTCTAGGCTTAGTCTCAAAATGATATTATTTGGGGTTCGGCAGTCTACCTCACCCGCAATTTTCTCTAAATTGGCAAAAAAATCGGGACTAGAAGCCTTGTTCAGCATCTAATCCCGGCTAATCTGTGCATTGTTTAAAACAATGAAGAATTAGGAAACTTTAGCAGCTTGACGGCGGCGGCGAGAAACTACTAAAGCACCTGCTACCATTCCTAAACCCGCAAGGCTTGCTGGTTCAGGCACGCTCACATTTTGAGCAACTACCTTAAAGTCAGGACCATTATGACCCTTGAAGCTTGACAGGCGAAGACCCACAGCTTTCTGTGTCGCTTTCAGACCTAAAGAACCAACTTTCTGATTTTCGTTGATTTCTTTGGTGTTGATATCGAAGCCAGCATACTCCCACATATCTCTGGTAATCTTGAACGCCTCTAGCACGTTTCCAAATTTATCCAGAGACTCAACGAATAAATCGCTGTTTCCAGCTGTCTGAGTATCCCCAGCCTTTGGATTGCCTCGTTCCCAGAAGAAGAATGTGTCTGTTGCCTGCCCGAAGAAAACTTCGATTATAGATGTTGCATAATCGTCTTCAGTATCAATGATGCTGTTGAGATTCAAGTTGCCTAAGCTAGCAACGATATCAGCAGCCGTGGGGTTTTCCTTTTTAGGTCCCTGCGGCAGAGAGGGGTCGCTGACTGTACCATCGCCGTGGTCGGAACTGGCTGGACCCTGCTGTTGACCAGTTGTATGGTCATTTTTGATGATTTTGGCATCTGTAACCAGCAAGAAGTCTTTGATTGTAGCGCCATCAAAAGTAACTGCCTCTAGCTTGATATCCTTCTTGGGGTCAGCAGGCTTTGGAGAGAAGGTGGTGCCAAAATCAAAAGGAGAGAAAGCTTGAGCCGAAGTTGCCGAAAAAGCTAGAAGGCTGCCAGCCACTAAGCTTATAAAAGCTGAAGTCTGTTGAAGTTTCATCTGGTTCACCTTAATTGATCCGAAGTTCAAGATTTTAAATGTCCGCATATTTAGCGTTTGAGTCATGTTGCTATTTTTTAGTTGAACCTAGTAGTTTACTTGAGTGTTACGGATGATTGCGTTGGAAACTACTTAAGCACCTGATGAACGAAGACTGGTTATCTAAGAAATGACTCTAGCTTTTAGTAGCAAACTCAGGAGACCGAGTAAATATGCTTGGCTTTGTTCTTCCTAAATATAGGGAATCTTTCGAGTAGATAGCAATCATTCGGACGTATCTTTACTGACTCTTTAACATCACCCGTAGTTTTTACAGAAACGTGTAAAGTTGGGGTGAAGTCAAGTTCTGGAACCAAGACTATGTATGTATCCTGATTTTCAACAACCAAATAAAAAAAATCTATATATTTTCCGTAGAAATACGGTTTACTAAAGTCTGGTTTAATGGATTAAAACTAAATCTGCGGGAAATTACTGAAAACCCAATACTCTAACTGCGGGGAATACGCAGGAAATGGCTTAAAACAAACACTAAAGCTAACAGTTAGTAAGAAAAAATACTTAGAAAAGAGATGCGGGAACGGGCGAAGCTTTTCCCCTGTTGGAGGTAAATCTCTAGTTAACGATGAGGAAGGCTTCGCCCGTTTAACTTCCAGAAAAAAGCAGATTATATCAGCTTAGGGTAATTTTAGAGTGACTTTAACCGGCTATTTAAGCAGATTTTAAACAAGTTTGTGCTTCCTGAGCTACTTGCTCGACTTCATCTTTCGCTAGAGCTTCTAATATCGAGCGTGCTTCTGCGCCACCTAGGCGATTGAGCGCCTGTACCACCCGGTAGCGGATCTGCCAATCCGAATGGGTAGAGTAGGGAGCAATCAGGGGAACTGCACGCGGATCTCCGAGTTCTCCCAGTGAAGAGATAGCAGCAGTTTGGACTAATTCGTTACCAGAGGTGAGGGCTTCTTCTAGGAGTTCAAACCCTCTGCTGTCGCCCATTTCTCCCAAAGCCGCAACAATGCTGAACTTAACGAGCCACTCTGGGGTTTGATTGTAAACTTGCTGCAAGTCCTCGAAAGCTTCTTTTAACTGTAGCGCTCCCAAAGCATCAGCGGCAGCAGCTTGGACATCTGCTTCCGAGTCATTGAATAAGCGATCGCGCAAAACACTCAAAGATGTTTGTAAATCTTCTTGTCCCAGAGTATCCATCTGGCTGACAGCAGCATATCTAACGCGAGTGTTGCTGTCTGTCACAGCGGGTTGCACCAGCTCAAACGCGATCGCCCTTTCCAGCTGGCGCAGCTGGTTAATGCCACGAATGCGATCGCCAAAATTTTCTGAACCCAGCAATTCTCTAACAGACTCAGGGGTAATGCTCATTATTATTTGATTATTGATTAGTTTTCAGTTGTCACTTGTTATGAGTCATTAGTCATGAGTCCTTTGCGGCAAACTCCCAATGACTAATGACCAGGATTAATCCACCTCAGATGCCATTGCTCGCACAATATCCCCACGGGTGAGGATACCAATCACCTGAGCATTTTTATCAATCACCGGCAAGCGGCGAACATTTCGCTCGTGCATCAGCGCAGCGGCTTCCCGTAAAGGTTTTTCCTCGGTAATGGTAATGGCATCTTGGGTCATTACTTCCCCAACCGTTTGCCCCAGAGACTTGTGCAGGTCTCGTTCAAAAGTGGCTGGATTTTGCAGGTAAATCACGCTATCTAGAAACATGATGTAAGCCGGAGGAGTTACCCCTTTTTCTTGCCACATCAAGTCAGTTTCCGAGATAACGCCGACTAATTTGCCAGTTTGTTCGACTACTGGCAGACCGCTGATGTGTCGTTCTGCCAAGATTTGGATTGCCTCCTTGAGAGGCGTTTCAGGCCGTACCACGATTGGGTCACGACTCATAACATCGGCTACAGTTTTGGGCATACAAGGCTTAACTGCTGTCACAGGATAACTGGCTTAATTGTAAGGAATTGCAGGGATCAATTGTCTTTTGTCAGTTATCAGTTGCTGTTGACGAAGGGCTAAAGTCGGTTTCGCAGTAGGCGCGAAGGATATGTGTACAGTTTGCGATCGCGCCTAAATGGGCAATCTCGTAGCCATGTGTGTTTTGCGTCGGAAACGCCAGACACGCAGCACGGGCAACATGACCGAACTTCATTGCAATTGAGCCATCGCTGCCAAAACCGCTCAACGTCGCCAATTGCACGGGGATCTTCAGATTCTTGGCAACTTGCCGCAACTGATAATTTAAAGCTTCATCGTAGATCCCGTAACCATCTTGGGAAAGCAGCACCGGCGCGTTCCCATCGGCGATTGGGTATTCCGGAGCCAAAGGGCAGATTTCCAGCGCAATCAAAGCATCTACACGCTGCTTCTGAGTAAAGTACATTGCGCCAATTGCGCCGACTTCCTCCTTCGCAGATGCCACCAGATAAATATCAACTGGTGGCTGTTTTACCGTTTCAGCCAGCGCTAACAAAATTGCGACGGACGCTTTATTATCCAGCGTGTAACTGGCAATCCAATCATTCAACCGCACCGGACGCTTACGATGCTTCCCGACTACCATTCGGGTTCCCGGTCGAATTCCAGCTATTTCTAATTCTTCGGAGGTGCATTTGGTTTCCACCCAAGCGTCTTCCCAGCGCACTGGTTTGTCTTCCTGCTGGGATTTTTGGGGAGATTCGTGGGAAATGTGGCGCGATCCAAAAGACAGAATCCCGGTAATCGTTTGTTCATCTCCCAGTAAATCTACAGCGCCCTCACCATAAACCCACGGAAACGCGCCTCCCAGCCTGCGGACTTCTACCCGTCCCTCGTCGCCGACTTGTTTGACAATTCCGCCAATTTCGTCTTTGTGGGCGGTGATAGCGATGCCTCTGTCTTGCTTTTGACCGGCAATTTTCGCAATGATATTCCCGGCATTATCCTGCCAAACTTCGACTCCCAGCGCTTTAAATCGACTCATCAACAATTGGTCAATTTCTTCTTCCGCACCGCTGGGAGAATGGTGCAGCACTAATTCTTCAATGGTGTTAAATAGATTGTCGTAATCCAACAAAGCCATGCCTAAAAGTATGAAGTGTGAAATATCAAGGACGAAAGGTGAAATTTAGCCTTAACACGAACCTTTTCATCCTTGAGTCTTCATCCTTTATACTTCAGTCTTGATTGAGCTGGCTTTTGTCTGTTGGCGTTTCAGCACCAAACCCGCGCCTAAAGCACCAAACGCTAATATACCGAACGTAGAAGCCGGTTCAGGAACGCTTTTCTGGGAGTCGGAAACCAGTGCAGGCGTCAGCGTTGCAGAGGCGGATTGTCTTAATAGCTGATTATTACTAGCGATCGCAGATGCCTCAGTCTGTTGCCCTAGCACTGAAAAGGCATATTTTCCTAATATCTTATGAGCAGTCGTCGTCGGATGGATGTTGTCCCAGAACAAAAACTTGTCTGCATTAACAGCACAGGCAAATAATTTGTCTAAACAAGCCTCAGTAACATTTCTCAAACCGAATTCGCTCGGATTAGCGATGACCCGATCGAATAGAAAATTAGCATCAAGGGAGATAATATTGATGCTGTCACCTAGGTTCTGGCTCAAACCATTGAGAGTTGCGGCTAACCCGGAGTTATGAGTTGCTGTCAAGGCGCTGAGATTGGCTGAATTCGAGTTTGTCCGGGTGTCCGGGAGTTTCCCCAAATCTGGCAAGTTGACCACCATGATATTTTTAGCGCCGAATGTAGCAAGTGACGTTACTGCCGTCGATAAATTTCCGACTGGTATGGCAGCATTAGTTACGCCACCACCGATGTAGTCATTGCCACCCGCCCATACGATATATAACGCATCCGGATTAGCCGGTAAATTGGCGTTTTTGAAGTTATTAATCTGCTGCTGCAAGCCCGGTAAATTCAACACTACACGAGGAACGATATTGTTCAAAACGTTACTGTCTCCCGTAGTTGCACCACCGTAAGCGAGATTAATATTGGAATTTGAGGTTAATCCTAAATATTGGGCGAGATAGTCTACCCAAACTGGGCCATTGGAAAAACGTCCATCCGAGTAAACCGGGCTTGTAGGAATATATCCTTTCGTAGTATCAAACAGATTTCCATCATCTGAAAGGCTGTCACCGAAAACATAAATTTCATTAAAATTCTGAGGCGATAAGCTTGCTGCTTTTACTGCTGTTGGCAACCCAGCGATCGCGCTGAGGGGTAACGCACTCACAAGAAATACTACCCTCAGGCTAGAAAACACTTTTTGGAAGGACATTGTGTTTTTTCTGTAGTTAGGCTAGTGAATAAGTTTATTTGTCAATTAGTCTTTTACTAAATTGCTATTTGACAGCTAAAAACTTTTCTCTCTAAAGATACATTTTCTCTACCATCGCTCTTCTGCCATTCTAGGTAGCAGACAATAGGAATTTTTACATTTGTAGAGGTGTAGGAACGCCCAAAACTTGTAATTTTTAATTAAATTATATGAGTGGCAATTTTCAGTTAGTTCAACTATCTATCTCCAGCTATATCCAGCTTGGAGAAATTCTTCAATTTTTATAGGCTTCAAAGGTCAACGGTAGGAGAATTATGTCCATTACTCCATCAGATGCGATCGCTACAATCCCATTCTCAATCTTGCCTAGGTTTCTAATCTAAGACTGGTTTGACATCATCCATCTCATCTCTTTTTTTGCGGTCGCTTGTTTTATCAATTATTAGGATGATTTCTCGCCCATTTAAAACTTGCTAAATTAATTTAAACCCTTGATACCTCAACTGCTCTAACTGCTAGGAGAATGAGAAACATTTCATTATTTCCTTTCCCTGCAAATTATCTTTACTTAAAAGTTTTCCTGTTCAAGGATATAATATTTGTCGTGAGTTAAAGACATATCAGCACTCGCTTAAAACTAATACTAATTACGTAAATTATTGATAAGCTTATTTAATTTAGAAAATATATTATTTGAGGTCAGGAGTCCCTAAAATCTAAAAATTATCAAGTGTAAAACATCAAGGATGAACGGTGAATTTGGCTTTAACAGGAACGCCTTCATCCTTGAGTCTTCATCCTTTATCCTTCAGTTTTTATTGAGCTGGCTTTTTTCGGTTTGTGTCGCCGCAGCGAACCTGCTCCTAAAGCCCCGAAGGCTAATATCCCTAATGCCGAAGCCGGTTCCGGAACGCTTTTTTGAGGTTCGGATGCGGGTGTCAGCGCTGCAAATGCTAAGTCTGCCACTAGCTTATGACCAGCGGCTGTAGGATGGATTGCATCCCAGAACAAAAAACTGTCTGGGTTATCGCATACCTCGTAGTTTAAATCCAAGGGAGGAGCGTAGTTTTTTAGGCAAGAGTCAGTCACATTTGTGAAACCAAATT
Above is a window of Coleofasciculus sp. FACHB-1120 DNA encoding:
- the nadD gene encoding nicotinate (nicotinamide) nucleotide adenylyltransferase: MQNLGILGGTFDPIHWGHLLMAETAFSQAALNQVIWVPSRRPPYKVAVEFEHRAQMVQQAIADHPNFVFSPLETNCTRSDYAIHTLLDLQILYPDSRWHWIIGTDAFRTLPRWHRRQELVPACEWLVAPRPEELPIPMDDNRGNLLCQQIVQQLATQDLTIRWQLLKMPKVSISSSLIRQYCRQEQSIRYLVPEAIRVYISTHNLYGGEI
- a CDS encoding type I glyceraldehyde-3-phosphate dehydrogenase — translated: MIRVAINGFGRIGRNFMRCWLGRENSHIEVVAINDTSDPKTNSHLLKYDSMMGKFNADISYDDNSITVNGKTIKCTSDRNPENLPWKDWEIDLIIESTGVFTSKEGASKHIKAGAKKVLITAPGKNDDGTFVVGVNEKEYDHDKHVVISNASCTTNCLAPVAKVLHEQFGIIKGTMTTTHSYTGDQRLLDASHRDLRRARAAALNIVPTSTGAAKAVALVLPELKGKLNGIALRVPTPNVSVVDLVIQVEKQTFTDEVNQALKAAAEGPMKGILEYNELELVSSDYRGTDASSIVDASLTMVMGGDLVKVISWYDNEWGYSQRVVDLAELVGEKWKA
- the thiL gene encoding thiamine-phosphate kinase, which produces MKIRDIGEQGLLERLQRFCPPEVVGDDAAVMTIQPGQELVVTTDVLVDGTHFSDRTTSPEDAGWRAAAANLSDLAAMGALPLGITVGLSVTGDTSVTWVERLYQGLTECLQQYNTAIVGGDICRSSVITVAITAFGQASPTQILRRSNAQVGDAIIVTGVHGASRAGLELLLHPEFGQHLSETDKASLIETHQRPKPRLDVLPFLWEILDSPPKIQNPKSKIPVAGMDSSDGLADAIVQICRCSRVGAHVERSAIPRPHALTQLVPAEQALNWALYGGEDFELVLCLPLEKAQALIKRLGKEAAVVGKITTGSTVLLGDSTGIYPDQQLTLSQSFQHF
- a CDS encoding exosortase-dependent surface protein XDP2 — translated: MKLQQTSAFISLVAGSLLAFSATSAQAFSPFDFGTTFSPKPADPKKDIKLEAVTFDGATIKDFLLVTDAKIIKNDHTTGQQQGPASSDHGDGTVSDPSLPQGPKKENPTAADIVASLGNLNLNSIIDTEDDYATSIIEVFFGQATDTFFFWERGNPKAGDTQTAGNSDLFVESLDKFGNVLEAFKITRDMWEYAGFDINTKEINENQKVGSLGLKATQKAVGLRLSSFKGHNGPDFKVVAQNVSVPEPASLAGLGMVAGALVVSRRRRQAAKVS
- the nblB gene encoding phycobilisome degradation protein NblB, whose translation is MSITPESVRELLGSENFGDRIRGINQLRQLERAIAFELVQPAVTDSNTRVRYAAVSQMDTLGQEDLQTSLSVLRDRLFNDSEADVQAAAADALGALQLKEAFEDLQQVYNQTPEWLVKFSIVAALGEMGDSRGFELLEEALTSGNELVQTAAISSLGELGDPRAVPLIAPYSTHSDWQIRYRVVQALNRLGGAEARSILEALAKDEVEQVAQEAQTCLKSA
- a CDS encoding CBS domain-containing protein, with translation MPKTVADVMSRDPIVVRPETPLKEAIQILAERHISGLPVVEQTGKLVGVISETDLMWQEKGVTPPAYIMFLDSVIYLQNPATFERDLHKSLGQTVGEVMTQDAITITEEKPLREAAALMHERNVRRLPVIDKNAQVIGILTRGDIVRAMASEVD
- a CDS encoding M28 family peptidase: MALLDYDNLFNTIEELVLHHSPSGAEEEIDQLLMSRFKALGVEVWQDNAGNIIAKIAGQKQDRGIAITAHKDEIGGIVKQVGDEGRVEVRRLGGAFPWVYGEGAVDLLGDEQTITGILSFGSRHISHESPQKSQQEDKPVRWEDAWVETKCTSEELEIAGIRPGTRMVVGKHRKRPVRLNDWIASYTLDNKASVAILLALAETVKQPPVDIYLVASAKEEVGAIGAMYFTQKQRVDALIALEICPLAPEYPIADGNAPVLLSQDGYGIYDEALNYQLRQVAKNLKIPVQLATLSGFGSDGSIAMKFGHVARAACLAFPTQNTHGYEIAHLGAIANCTHILRAYCETDFSPSSTATDN
- a CDS encoding SGNH/GDSL hydrolase family protein; its protein translation is MSFQKVFSSLRVVFLVSALPLSAIAGLPTAVKAASLSPQNFNEIYVFGDSLSDDGNLFDTTKGYIPTSPVYSDGRFSNGPVWVDYLAQYLGLTSNSNINLAYGGATTGDSNVLNNIVPRVVLNLPGLQQQINNFKNANLPANPDALYIVWAGGNDYIGGGVTNAAIPVGNLSTAVTSLATFGAKNIMVVNLPDLGKLPDTRTNSNSANLSALTATHNSGLAATLNGLSQNLGDSINIISLDANFLFDRVIANPSEFGLRNVTEACLDKLFACAVNADKFLFWDNIHPTTTAHKILGKYAFSVLGQQTEASAIASNNQLLRQSASATLTPALVSDSQKSVPEPASTFGILAFGALGAGLVLKRQQTKASSIKTEV